aaataaccttaaaaattaaatcaataaGTATCAAAGATTATTTTATTAGAAGTGATTTGCAcaaattggccagcagtttaatgtttctgaaaccatgcagttatcagtctccacactgcagccttgagctcctggttcctcaggctgtagatgaggggattcagggctggaggcaccactgagtacagaactgatagggccatttccagggatggggaggacatggaggggggcttaaGATAGGAAAATAttccagtgctgaggaacagagagaccacagccaggtgagggaggcaggtggaaaaggctttgtgccgcccctgctcagaggggatcctcagcactgccctgaagatctgcacataggagaaaacaatgaacagaaaaaaactaaaatttaaACACGCACTAATAGCAATTAGGCCtagttccctgaggtaggatttggagcaggagagcttgagaaTCGGGGGCacttcacagaagaactggcccagtgcattgccatggcacaggggcagggaaaatgtattggccatGTGAATCAGTGaaaagagaaaggcactggcccaggcagctgctgccatgtgggcacaagctctgctgcccaggagggtcccgtactgcaggggtttgcagatggacacgtagcggtcgtagcacatgatgatCAGGAGAAAatactctgctgagatgaagaatagagagaaaaagagctgagcagcacatccattgtaggagatgtccctggtgtcccagagggaattgtgcatggctttggggacagtggtgcagatggagcccaggtcgctgagggccaggttgagcaggaagaagaacatgggcgtgtgcaggtggtggccgcaggctatggtgctgatgatgaggccgtcacccaggagggcagccagggagatgcccagcaagaggcagaagtgcaggagctgcagctgc
The sequence above is a segment of the Zonotrichia albicollis isolate bZonAlb1 chromosome 35, bZonAlb1.hap1, whole genome shotgun sequence genome. Coding sequences within it:
- the LOC141726456 gene encoding olfactory receptor 14J1-like; amino-acid sequence: MCYDRYVSICKPLQYGTLLGSRACAHMAAAAWASAFLFSLIHMANTFSLPLCHGNALGQFFCEVPPILKLSCSKSYLRELGLIAISACLNFSFFLFIVFSYVQIFRAVLRIPSEQGRHKAFSTCLPHLAVVSLFLSTGIFSYLKPPSMSSPSLEMALSVLYSVVPPALNPLIYSLRNQELKAAFLTWPHGNFP